The Methylococcus sp. Mc7 genomic sequence ATGGAACGCTCGATGCGCTTGCGATCCAGCTCGTTGGGTTGAGGATTCGCCGCACCGATGCCGTCCACGACGCCGCCTCCGTACCCGATGACCCGGCCCACCGCCGCCATCCGCTAGAGCAGGCCCGCCACCTGGACGGATTTCCGCTCCGAGCTCAGCTCCTCCTCGAAGCAGCCGATGACGTAGCCACCGGGAAATTCGACCAGATACACCGGGATGTTGGCTTCCTCGTGGTGGCCGATCTGGACGATCTCGCCTTCCGTACCGGCCGCGACCAGCAGGGCTTCCGGCTCATGATCGGGGTAACTGCCGTCGTTGAAGATGTCGACCTCGGTGGAAACCTTCTGTCCCCATTGATAGATCGGAGCGCGTTGGTCGATCATGCGGCTTCCTCCTTGGGTTCGGCCGCCTGCTTCGGGGGCGGCGGGTTGTCGACCGACTCCAGCTCCCGGCCCTTCATGCCGACCGCATACCCCCGGTCGGGGAAGTCCACGGCGTAGATGTAGAACTGCTGGAGAAAGGTGTTGATGCTCTTGACGTAGCCGACCTCACCCTTCTTGACCAGCACTTCGCCGATTTCCGCGCCGGTGAAGGTGCCGTCGTTGCGCACCACCTTCTTGGACTTGACCTTTTCGCCGAAGTTGAATTTCGGCGGGTCGTTCAATTCCATGCTATCGCTGTCGCGACTGATATCACCCATGGCTATCCCCTTGATTCATCTCTAGCAGGCTTCCGGCAAAACGCCGCCGGCCTGCGGTTCGTTGAGCCGCTGCGCCACCAGCTCCCGCACCGCCTGGTCGGGGTCGGCACGCATGGGCTCCAGGTCGGCAGGCTCCAGCCGGCTGGCGACTTCGTAACGCAAGCGCCAGTCGGGATCCTTGACGAGCTGCCTCAACTGCTTGTTATCCATGCGCCTGACCGCCGCCAGCCGGACCGGCATTTCCGTATCCGCCGCCAGCGTCGGCAGCCACTCCGGCGCGATCCGCTGCGCCACCACTTTGCGAACCTCCGGGTCGCGGTCGTGGATCATCTTCACCAGCAGGCCGGGCGGCAGGCGCCGTGCCACGATCTGCCGCACGAAATAGTCCTCGTCGCCGATCATCGCGGCCAGATCGCCCGGCTCCGCCCGCTCGGCCACCCTGACCCTGACGTCCCGGTGCGGATCGCGCCGGAGGATTTCGAACTGCTTGGAGCGCACCGGGAGACGCTGGGCCACGCTCTGCCGCACGGTCTCGTCCGAGTCGCCGACCAGCCGTGGCAGATAGAACAGCTCCACGTGCTTGGCCGCCACCGCCCGGGTCTCGAAATACGGATGCTCCAGGTAGGATTTGGCCAGATCCGGATTCCACTTGAAGAACCGGTCGATGCGGCGGGCGTAGCGGTCGTGCACGCAGGCGTGGCCGAGATGGCAGCGGCCTTCGGTCAGACCCTCCCGCTGCTCGCATCGGCTGCAATCCAGCAGATTGCCCTGCCAGTCTCGCGCCTCTTCGATGTCATTCGTCGTCGTCCCCATTGGCCTGCCTCTCCAGGACGCCCATCAACACCTTGCCGCCGAGTTTGTCGGCCGGATCCAGCTCAAGCAGCTTCTCCACCGCGGCCCGGCCTTCTTCCAGGTTGCCCAGGCGCATCTGCAGATAGGCATAGCCCTTGAGCGTGAACAGGAAGAACCGCGGCAGGATGGCCTCGAAGCTGGTGAAATTCGCATCCGCCGGCTTGGCCTCCCGCCAATCGGGGGACATGCCGTTGTCGAGCGCCGCCTTCACCAGGCACTCTTTGGCGATTTCCAAAGCTTCGGCCAGCCGGTTCTTGTAGAAGTGGAAGCGGTACTTGCCGATGTAGACCGCCGCATGCCCCGGCGCAAGCTCCCAGGCCGCCTGCAGATGCCCCAG encodes the following:
- a CDS encoding nitrogen fixation protein NifZ encodes the protein MIDQRAPIYQWGQKVSTEVDIFNDGSYPDHEPEALLVAAGTEGEIVQIGHHEEANIPVYLVEFPGGYVIGCFEEELSSERKSVQVAGLL
- a CDS encoding nitrogen fixation protein NifZ, with the protein product MGDISRDSDSMELNDPPKFNFGEKVKSKKVVRNDGTFTGAEIGEVLVKKGEVGYVKSINTFLQQFYIYAVDFPDRGYAVGMKGRELESVDNPPPPKQAAEPKEEAA
- a CDS encoding 4Fe4S-binding leucine-rich repeat protein, whose amino-acid sequence is MGTTTNDIEEARDWQGNLLDCSRCEQREGLTEGRCHLGHACVHDRYARRIDRFFKWNPDLAKSYLEHPYFETRAVAAKHVELFYLPRLVGDSDETVRQSVAQRLPVRSKQFEILRRDPHRDVRVRVAERAEPGDLAAMIGDEDYFVRQIVARRLPPGLLVKMIHDRDPEVRKVVAQRIAPEWLPTLAADTEMPVRLAAVRRMDNKQLRQLVKDPDWRLRYEVASRLEPADLEPMRADPDQAVRELVAQRLNEPQAGGVLPEAC